One genomic segment of Pseudonocardia sp. T1-2H includes these proteins:
- a CDS encoding ATP-dependent Clp protease proteolytic subunit, whose product MPQSRYVLPSFVERTSNGTQETNPYSKLFEERIIFLGVQIDDASANDVMAQLLTLESMDPDREISIYINSPGGSFTSLMAIYDTMQFVRPDIQTVCLGQAASAAAVLLAAGTPGRRLAVPNARVLIHQPSMGGFRGQVSDLEIQAKEITRIRTQMEQALARHTGRTPEQVHADIDRDRILTATEAVEYGIVDELIQSRKLSLVK is encoded by the coding sequence ATGCCGCAGTCGCGCTACGTGCTGCCCTCGTTCGTCGAGCGCACGAGCAACGGCACGCAGGAGACCAACCCGTACAGCAAGCTCTTCGAGGAACGCATCATCTTCCTCGGCGTGCAGATCGACGACGCGTCCGCGAACGACGTCATGGCGCAGCTGCTCACGCTCGAGTCCATGGACCCGGATCGTGAGATCAGCATCTACATCAACTCGCCCGGCGGCTCGTTCACGTCGCTGATGGCGATCTACGACACGATGCAGTTCGTCCGGCCGGACATCCAGACGGTCTGCCTCGGCCAGGCCGCGTCCGCCGCAGCCGTACTGCTGGCCGCGGGGACGCCCGGGCGCCGGCTGGCCGTGCCGAACGCTCGGGTGCTGATCCACCAGCCGTCGATGGGCGGGTTCCGCGGGCAGGTCTCGGACCTGGAGATCCAGGCCAAGGAGATCACCCGGATCCGCACACAGATGGAGCAGGCGCTCGCCCGGCACACGGGCCGCACCCCCGAGCAGGTCCACGCCGACATCGACCGGGACCGGATCCTCACCGCCACCGAGGCGGTCGAGTACGGGATCGTCGACGAGCTCATCCAGAGTCGCAAGCTCTCGCTCGTGAAGTGA
- a CDS encoding acetyl-CoA C-acetyltransferase, translating into MSEIPEAYVYDAIRTPRGRGKASGSLHEVKPVSLVVGLIDEIRNRFPELDTNTIDDVVLGVVSPIGDQGGDIAKTAAIAAGLPHTVAGVQLNRFCASGLEAVNTAAQKVRSGMEELVLAGGVEAMSRVPMGSDGGAWAMDPDTSYQTGFVPQGIGADLIATIEGFDREAVDTFAVESQARAAKAWANGYFARSVVPVKDRNGLPILDHDEFIRAGATLDSLAGLKPSFEMMGEQGGFDAVALQRYHWLEKIDHVHHAGNSSGIVDGASLCLIGTEAAGKAAGITPRARIVATALSGADPTIMLTGPAPASRKALAKAGLTVDDIDLFEINEAFAAVALRYMRDMEISHDKTNVNGGAIAMGHPLGATGAMILGTLLDELERRDLQRGLATLCVGGGMGIATIIERV; encoded by the coding sequence ATGAGCGAGATTCCCGAGGCGTACGTCTACGACGCCATCCGCACCCCGCGCGGCCGAGGCAAGGCCTCGGGCTCGCTGCACGAGGTCAAGCCGGTGTCGCTGGTCGTGGGTCTGATCGACGAGATCCGCAACCGGTTCCCGGAGCTGGACACGAACACGATCGACGACGTCGTCCTCGGCGTCGTGTCCCCGATCGGCGACCAGGGCGGTGACATCGCCAAGACCGCCGCCATCGCGGCGGGCCTGCCGCACACCGTCGCCGGCGTGCAGCTCAACCGCTTCTGCGCCTCCGGCCTGGAGGCCGTGAACACCGCGGCGCAGAAGGTCCGCTCCGGCATGGAGGAGCTCGTCCTCGCCGGTGGCGTCGAGGCCATGTCCCGCGTCCCGATGGGCAGCGACGGCGGCGCCTGGGCGATGGACCCGGACACCAGCTACCAGACGGGCTTCGTCCCGCAGGGCATCGGCGCGGACCTGATCGCGACGATCGAGGGCTTCGACCGCGAGGCCGTCGACACCTTCGCCGTCGAGTCCCAGGCGCGCGCGGCGAAGGCGTGGGCCAACGGCTACTTCGCCAGGTCCGTCGTCCCGGTGAAGGACCGCAACGGCCTGCCGATCCTGGACCACGACGAGTTCATCCGCGCCGGTGCGACGCTGGACAGCCTGGCCGGCCTCAAGCCGTCCTTCGAGATGATGGGCGAGCAGGGCGGGTTCGACGCCGTCGCACTGCAGCGCTACCACTGGCTCGAGAAGATCGACCACGTGCACCACGCCGGCAACAGCTCCGGCATCGTCGACGGCGCGTCGCTCTGCCTGATCGGTACCGAGGCGGCGGGCAAGGCCGCGGGCATCACCCCGCGCGCCCGGATCGTCGCCACCGCGCTCTCCGGCGCGGACCCGACGATCATGCTCACCGGTCCCGCGCCGGCCAGCCGCAAGGCGCTGGCCAAGGCCGGCCTGACCGTCGACGACATCGACCTCTTCGAGATCAACGAGGCGTTCGCCGCCGTCGCGCTGCGCTACATGCGCGACATGGAGATCTCCCACGACAAGACCAACGTCAACGGCGGCGCCATCGCCATGGGCCACCCGCTCGGCGCCACCGGCGCGATGATCCTCGGCACCCTGCTCGACGAGCTGGAGCGCCGGGACCTGCAGCGCGGCCTGGCGACCCTGTGCGTCGGCGGCGGCATGGGCATCGCGACCATCATCGAGCGAGTCTGA
- a CDS encoding ClpP family protease, whose translation MPTPAPTADLADSVFERLLRHRIVVLGQEVDAAIANRIAGQMLLLAAEDPAADISLYINSPGGSVPDGMAVFDTMRFIPCDVATYALGMAASMGQFLLSAGTPGKRYALPHTKILMHQPSAGVGGSESDIAIQAELFRRHKEEMAGLIAEHTGQTPERIMADFDRDRWFSAQEALAYGFVDQVVARAGEVTPQ comes from the coding sequence ATGCCCACCCCAGCCCCGACCGCCGACCTCGCCGACTCCGTCTTCGAGCGCCTGCTGCGGCACCGGATCGTCGTGCTCGGCCAGGAGGTCGACGCCGCGATCGCCAACCGGATCGCCGGCCAGATGCTGCTGCTGGCCGCCGAGGATCCGGCCGCGGACATCTCGCTCTACATCAACTCGCCGGGCGGCTCGGTGCCGGACGGGATGGCCGTCTTCGACACGATGCGCTTCATCCCGTGCGACGTCGCCACCTACGCGCTGGGGATGGCCGCCTCGATGGGGCAGTTCCTGCTGTCGGCCGGAACGCCGGGCAAGCGCTACGCGTTGCCCCATACGAAGATCCTGATGCACCAGCCGTCCGCGGGCGTGGGCGGCAGCGAGTCGGACATCGCGATCCAGGCGGAGCTGTTCCGCCGGCACAAGGAGGAGATGGCGGGGTTGATCGCCGAGCACACGGGCCAGACCCCGGAACGGATCATGGCGGACTTCGACAGGGACCGGTGGTTCTCCGCGCAGGAGGCCCTGGCATACGGTTTCGTGGACCAGGTGGTCGCACGCGCAGGAGAGGTGACGCCGCAGTGA
- a CDS encoding acyl-CoA thioesterase: MTFTHPVNVRYLEVDQQGVVFNGWYLAYFDDAMTAFLADRGLPYKSMTDAGYDVQLVRSEIDWKAGIGWGDDVRIAVSTSRIGRTSFALDFEVRRHSGESYAVTCLGRTVYVVIAVDGSGKREIPDLIMKALGDPLRDLPA; encoded by the coding sequence ATGACCTTCACACACCCGGTCAACGTCCGCTACCTGGAGGTCGACCAGCAGGGCGTCGTCTTCAACGGCTGGTACCTCGCGTACTTCGACGATGCGATGACCGCGTTCCTCGCCGACCGGGGGCTCCCCTACAAGTCCATGACGGACGCGGGCTACGACGTCCAGCTCGTCCGCTCGGAGATCGACTGGAAGGCCGGCATCGGCTGGGGCGACGACGTGCGGATCGCGGTCTCGACGTCCCGGATCGGACGCACCAGCTTCGCCCTCGACTTCGAGGTGCGGAGGCACTCGGGCGAGTCCTACGCCGTCACCTGCCTGGGCCGGACCGTCTACGTGGTGATCGCGGTGGACGGCTCGGGCAAACGCGAGATCCCGGACCTGATCATGAAGGCCCTGGGCGACCCGCTCCGCGACCTTCCCGCCTGA
- a CDS encoding MerR family transcriptional regulator, producing the protein MDPEPTAELLTIDQLAERTGVTVRNIRFYSGRGLLPPPRLRGRTGLYGPDHIARLQLVGELSALGFTLSAIERHLERVPHSAGPEELALQLALLTPWAPEPLEEVERAELDRRAGRVLDDADVEKLVAFGVVQHLDDGRVRLQGPGALAAGLDSLAYGLPAAFWQRSHEVIEQHTAALAEDLMKLFQDQVLQPYRDAGRPAEERTRLAAALSHLKPVTVQGVVTAFGRAVNRNIRERVDTEKEPDDAAG; encoded by the coding sequence ATGGACCCCGAGCCGACGGCCGAGCTGCTGACGATCGACCAGCTGGCCGAGCGCACCGGCGTCACGGTCCGGAACATCCGCTTCTACTCAGGTCGTGGGCTGCTCCCGCCGCCGCGGCTGCGCGGGCGCACGGGTCTGTACGGGCCGGACCACATCGCCCGGCTCCAGCTCGTCGGCGAGCTGTCGGCCCTGGGATTCACCCTGTCGGCGATCGAACGTCACCTCGAACGGGTGCCGCACTCGGCCGGCCCCGAGGAGCTGGCGCTGCAGCTCGCGCTGCTCACCCCCTGGGCGCCGGAGCCGCTCGAGGAGGTCGAGCGCGCGGAGCTGGACCGGCGGGCCGGCCGCGTGCTCGACGACGCGGACGTCGAGAAGCTGGTGGCGTTCGGTGTCGTGCAGCATCTCGACGACGGCCGGGTGCGCCTGCAGGGCCCCGGCGCGCTGGCCGCCGGGCTGGACTCCCTGGCCTACGGCCTGCCCGCGGCCTTCTGGCAGCGCTCGCACGAGGTGATCGAGCAGCACACGGCCGCGCTGGCGGAGGACCTGATGAAGCTGTTCCAGGACCAGGTCCTGCAGCCCTACCGGGACGCGGGTCGCCCGGCCGAGGAGCGGACCCGCCTCGCCGCGGCGCTGTCGCACCTCAAGCCGGTGACCGTGCAGGGCGTCGTGACGGCGTTCGGGCGGGCGGTGAACCGGAACATCCGCGAGCGGGTGGACACCGAGAAGGAGCCCGACGACGCGGCGGGCTGA
- a CDS encoding MerR family transcriptional regulator produces MRVSELSTAAGVPVATIKYYLREGLLPRGETTTSANQASYGQAHVRRLTLIRTLVDVGGLSISAVRKVLAAIDDPDVPLHQMLGATVGTVTPGAGAGEHDEYRAQAEAEIGRVVDARGWRVSADASARDAAVDVLAAMHRVGGERLATVLDAYVRAVELVAEADLDTVSAVSDRDARAETALVGTVLGDHLLAALRRLAQEHVSATRFAPPPPETP; encoded by the coding sequence ATGCGGGTGTCCGAGCTGAGCACCGCGGCAGGAGTCCCGGTCGCGACGATCAAGTACTACCTCCGCGAGGGTCTCCTCCCCCGCGGCGAGACCACGACCTCGGCGAACCAGGCCAGCTACGGGCAGGCGCACGTCCGCCGGCTGACCCTGATCCGCACGCTCGTCGACGTCGGCGGCCTGTCGATCTCCGCGGTCCGCAAGGTCCTCGCCGCGATCGACGACCCGGACGTCCCGCTGCACCAGATGCTCGGCGCCACTGTCGGGACGGTCACCCCCGGCGCCGGCGCCGGCGAGCACGACGAGTACCGGGCGCAGGCGGAAGCCGAGATCGGCCGCGTCGTCGACGCGCGGGGCTGGCGGGTCTCGGCGGACGCGTCCGCCCGGGACGCGGCGGTCGACGTCCTGGCGGCGATGCACCGCGTCGGCGGCGAACGGCTGGCCACGGTGCTCGACGCCTATGTCCGGGCCGTCGAGCTGGTCGCGGAGGCGGACCTGGACACGGTCTCCGCGGTCTCCGACCGGGACGCCCGCGCCGAGACCGCACTCGTCGGCACGGTCCTCGGGGACCACCTGCTCGCCGCCCTGCGCCGGCTCGCGCAAGAGCACGTGTCCGCCACCCGGTTCGCCCCTCCTCCTCCGGAGACCCCATGA